A window of Gemmatimonadota bacterium genomic DNA:
CATCTTTCTCGGGCCCCGCTGGGGCCTCCCGCATGCCCGCCGCGAACGCCGCGAGCAGAGCCAGCGCGGCCAGCCCGCTCACCGCGGTCAACGCCCGGTCCGTTCCCTTGCTCACCGCTCCTCCTCCTCCACCAAGGCGTTCCAGAACCCCAGCGTCTCCCCTCGAACCGCCGAACCGGCGTCGATCAAGTACCTGATGCGCGCCCCTACCACGTGCGGGAGCACCGCCGCCGAGTCGGCGGGCATGCGCGCTCTGAGCTCGGCCCTCCAGGATGGCGCGAAGGTCCGCCCCGGGTCCAGGAAGTCCGCCACGTAAAGCATGCGTCCCGTCCCGGCGAGGCCGGCCACCCCGATCGTGTGGTAGGCGACGGCCTGGAGCAACTCCTGGTCGGCCACGCCCTCGGCGCGCAGCCGGCTCGCCGCGGCGGGTCCGTGCAGCAGCGCCGGCGGCAGGCCGCGGAGGCCGGGGTCCACCTCGGCCGCGAGGCGGCCCGGGTCGGCCTCGCGTAGCGCATCGTGCAACCACGCGGCCGCCCGCCAACGCGCTCGGGTTGCTCCGTCCAGGCGCAACTCCTCCGCCCATTCGTCCAGCAGGATGGCGACGCGTCGCATG
This region includes:
- a CDS encoding HD domain-containing protein; its protein translation is MSASAPDSAGAAPAPHPLVGAAAEGVLPAWAEASEARIDHMRRVAILLDEWAEELRLDGATRARWRAAAWLHDALREADPGRLAAEVDPGLRGLPPALLHGPAAASRLRAEGVADQELLQAVAYHTIGVAGLAGTGRMLYVADFLDPGRTFAPSWRAELRARMPADSAAVLPHVVGARIRYLIDAGSAVRGETLGFWNALVEEEER